The genomic stretch TGATTTACTAAATACTGCGTTGAGtgtattgcttaaaaaaaaaaaagggaagaaaatagtagTGACCTACTTCTTAAAATAGCTTCATAAACAAAGATAGGCTTCTGAAGTGACTGACCTACAAATTGACTTAATTGGTAATCTCATATATGGAATATGTTCAAGCCCCAGAAATGATTGAATAAAGCAGACGTGCACACAAACACGTTTCAGTGTCTGTGATACAGCTCGTACTGATAAGTATACTAGAAACTGCTCATGCATGTTCAACCTGAAAAATGCAGTAACTTCACAGATTCTATATAGCACTTGAGAGTAATGCAGGGATGTATTACTAATTGATCTGGGAATGGCTCTACCATTCAAAAATATACAAGTGCAGAATAAGAGGCAGTTAAATAGTGTTACATGATCTGCAGTGCAAAGGTTTAGCAGGTATTAGGTctctgggggaaggaaaaggtcTCTTTTTATTGTACAGATGGAAATGTATAGTTCTAAAACATATTCTTAACTCTTCAGGTTTTGAGATTACCATTGAACATCCGCACACAGATGTTGTGAAATGTACGCAATTAGTGAGAGGTCAGTGGCTTTTATCCCCTTCCgtaagcccttttttttttttttacatttctagtAAAATTTATAGGTGATGTTATTTGTACAATATGAACAATTACGTTGTCCAAAGAGTTTGTTTAAGGCTAATTACTAAAAGCTTGATCTTAACCATTACAGTCTGATGAAGAGTCCAGTTCTTTGTCCTTcatgaattttccttttgtttgcttattagCTTTGAGTAATCTGTTCCATGTTCTTTCAAATGACAGAAGCAATTAGTTGCTGAGAACTAAATTCTGGGTTGATTATATTCTCTCTGAAGTagttttacaaaataaagttCAGTCTTTGTGCTGGTTGATAGCTAACAGTAGCtttctaccttatttttttttaggtaatgAGCTGTGGGATATACAGAGTGCATAGCAGGTCTGCTATTGCATGCAAATACTTAAAGATGTGactaattatttttctagagAAGGATGTACTTATTTGGATTGGGTGGGAGCACGCCTCCAACCTTTGGTGTTTTATATCCTCTAACTTACATGCAGTTCCTTAACATGAGTCTGGCTAGAAATCTGGttctttagtatttttttttgttgagtGTCGGCACGCcttctttaaaatcagtttCCTTTAGAGCTCTAAAAAGCTTCTCATAAGGTGGAGGATAAAAAATTGGGGATCAATTGAAATAGCACCTAAAATCAACTTTTTCATGTTGATCATGTTCTTTAATTGAAAAAGTGATTGGCATTTATTAGACTGTAGTTGTTGATCTTTAGTCATTAGTttgcactgaaaaatgcaaagttaaatttttcaaagttgttttttcccccctataAAATATAGGAAAGTTAGGTGTAACATAATCATGTTAACTAGGTCTGTTTTCTAGTAACTCTAGAATGACAGCTGTTCTttgaggggaaaatattttttcccattttgaagTAGCTTAGTGGTGTAGTGTCTTCAGAGTTTGAGGAGAGCTGGTTCCATTTGTAGCTTATTTGCATGTAAAGTAGCTTTACTGAAATTCTTCAAGAAGATTCTTTACTTTCTGTCCAGATTTGATTGTGACTCAGTGCATAAGTCTGATTGCACCTAGTGTCTCAGAGTGAATCAGCAGCTGTAAAGTTttgtcacttattttttttagctcttgGTCAATATAAACGTTGGCACACTTTTTGTTGATTTAGTGTAAGCCCCTGCACTTCAGCTCTGTGTTTTGGGGGAGTGGGGAGGGCTGATAAGCAGTATCGTAGCTACTCCAGGATTTCCCCATTAACAAGTGTGCTTTACTGGAGCTTAAACGAAGAAAGGCATGTGTTACGTAAACTTCATTTCCTTTAGTCAAGGGTACATAACCTAAGACAGTTCAGCTCTTCCCTGTGCGTTTTGTGTGCTGCTTTTGTGTAATCACACAGTTCATACACTGAAGGTACGTGCTACTTCTAATGCTACTTTTAACACTCGACACTTTAAAGCTGGTAGTTAATGTCAGTGCAGtttaacaaaatacataaaattcaAAGTTATATGAAGTCTTGAAATCTGAAGACTCCGCTGAGGGCTGAAAATCTACATACCTCAAGAACTGGTGCAAAGTGAATTTAATACAACAGATACTTGAAAACCGCCTGACTGGGGTAGGCATGCTTCCCCATGTACGTACATGCAGGTAGAATTCTTGACAGCGTATTCCCCTTCTAAGGGTGGTATGGGCTGTGAACACAAGGCTTGAATAACTCATTTagaaagcacagaggaaaaaaaaaagattaaaaatgtagaGCATGAAATCTATAATCATAATCACAACTAAAGTGAGTAGAGAATAATTTCCACAGAACATCAGGTGTACGTattgagaaaataaagagatgGACTTTGGGGCACAGTGATGCTGTGGCATGATTTTAGTTCTCAAATTCTACTTCTTGGACATTATGTTGTTTTAATGTAAGTGGGTGCTACACTTACATATCCAGTCCTGGAGCTTtccaaatatataaaaaactgTTGTCAGTGTTGATCCCTTTAGCCCTAAGGGCTTGACtaagaagctgaagaaatttAAGGTTACTTCATCCAGTTCTGGTAATACGCTGTCTTGGACATAAAGTATTATTCTAGAGGGCAAAGCGATCCCTTCTTATATTAAAGGGGATTAACTAATCTGAGAATATTATGATTAAAACCTTCAGCTGTGTGTttgagaggagagggaagggaagggaaaggagaaggaagggaaaaaaactggcTAAAACTTAAGTTTAATGAAGTTGCTAAGAAAAGGGCTGATTCCTATAcaacttcttgttttcttgcatCCAGGATGATGTGCTTTATGGTCTCACCTGTATTAATCTGTAATTACctttaagaaatataaaaaattgaTTCTGTTGCTGAGGCTCACAAGTTCTAGCCAAGTCGTTTGTCAGATGACCCAGTGACTAGTAGAGATGTACCAGAACAAATCCCTGGAAGCTGAACTAATAAGGAGGACTTGGTGCAAACAGCCATAATCTGCTCCAATTTACAactaaagcaaaagctgaacCATTCGTCTCTGTTTGAAGGCCTGTCTGAAAGTCGTATTAGACTAGACAGATTATTGTCAGTACGGGGTGACTGGGTAGGTGCACAATGACTCACGGTGTTCAGGCATAAGGTGTATCTAATTATTCATTCTGATCTTCAGAGATTTGTGGGTTCATTAAATTGTTCCATCTGTACAGCTTAGTCAGGGTGGTAGACAAGGAAAGGTGTGGGCTCAGTTATTATTCTGCACCATTCTTCCTCAGTGTCAAGAGACTGAGAAGAGGAAACAGGACCATCATTCCTTAGGTCCTCTAAGGAATCTGGGGCAGTGGATCTGTAAAGGCCCATCAGCAAGCTTCAGTGCCCATTCCAAGGATGCTTCAGTGCTCaagaggagaagaggggaaaaaaaaaatgctcctggTGTTAAAGTACCTTTACTGGCTTGCATGCTGGTTCAGCAGTGAAGCTGCCCTAGTGCTGAGGCCATCACAGTGTCCTCTTAAGCCCTGGGgcaaaaacaaatctgttctgAGCCAGGTTCTGGTGAAGCTTGGAGGGGAGGAACCTATATTCTCATCCACATCTTGGGAAGTCTTCAGTCATTCCTTTTTCTATGTTGGTACACGGCACTCTTTTGGAACCCAAGATTGGACCACAAAGACTTCTAGGATTGTTCTCGCTGCTCTGCAGGTTATCAGGTACCTTGAATGTCCATGATCCTTACTACTCTTTCAGAAGTTGCATTGGCAGATTCTTCAAACATACTGCAGAATCTGTGTGCACAGCTGCCGTTGGATAAGTCAGGCTGATAAAGTGCAGAAGAGGAGGTGAATCTGAATGAATCAGCTTTTTCTGAGGGTGCTCTAAGGAAAACGTAAATCTCTGTGGTGTGGAAAGATCTTAGACGCCAGCTGTACTCCAGCCATGCCACCAGCGGCCTTCACATTCTGAACTTTCACCTTAGGCTTTCACAGGCCTGTTCCCACTGTTTAAAAACTTCCAAGAGAGAAGCCGCCAGGACTGCTCAGACCTGAACACCTGCACCATGGATGCCTCCAGTCCTTTCCAGATACACCTGGTGTCTGCCTACATAGCTCCGTGTGGAGcctgtggcttttgttttctttttgctcagaAGGATTTCAGCaaactttttctgtcttttcatatTGACTGGCTTATCTGCAGCCTCCTCTTTCTGGGGATGCTTGCCTACGTTCTCAGGGCCCTAGGCACAGCAAGCAACCGTGCTGCTAAGGGTGACTTGCCAATCATGATTATCTCAAGATCAAAGATAAGTTAGTGTGAAGAAAAGATTCAGAATATCTTGGAATCGCATCAGTTGAACTGTGGCCATGTCCAATAAGAAGTATTTTGGCTTCATATTGGTAACTTGTTGAACTCAGTAGCTTTTTAGGGATGTGTATCGAGACAGCAAGTCCTGTTCGAAAATATTGATTACTAATTAAGTAATCCCCTGCCTTACGGTTGCTTCTGCAGTGGTGAGACAGGGTAGCTGTTTTCAAATCACTCCTGAaggataaaatataaaagtggTTGTTAATGGCTGATGTCAGTCATGTGTCCTGAGGCTTGTGAGTTGTAAGAGACAAGCTGTGCTGGCTTGTTTTAACCAGGTGATTTCAGTTTGGAGTTGCATTTTCCactaaaggaaacaaaatacaggAACCAAGATTGATCAGCTTTTAGTGGATAGATTCTGCTAAACCAAAGCTGTCCCAAATGTAAGAGAAGAGTTTGGGACGGTTGTTTTCAGTGGTGTGTGGTTTTGGCGATGTTGATTATTTAGCTGTAAATACATTGAAACGAGTACGATACTGCTTGTAGGATAGCTTAAGGTATTTATCACATTAACTTTTTGTTGAGGCTAAAACGTCTGTTTCAAGATGTGATTCTTTTCTTCCAGGTATGTGTTTTGATTTACTCAACCTTCAAGCTGATGTTAAATAGAAGTTTTCTGgcatctgcttttcctcctttttcagaTGTGCCATTTCAGTGAGAGTAGAGACACTTCTTGGTCTGGTCCCTTAATTCAAATGCGTTGTAACTGTACATAACATAGATATGATTGAAGAGCCTTTAAACTTTACtttgatgaaaaatgaagagcaagATATCAATTATAGTTCAATTATAATTGAACTATAATTCAATTATAACCATTGTAGTTTGGAAACTAAATATTATAACGTCACATAACTCACCTTTAGATTATTCTGGATTAGCAGGATCTGTGTGTAGCAGTGGTTCCTGTTACCTTGCTACTTCTGTATTCTTTTCACATTATGGCACTGCCCAGCTGCATAGCATGAGGACAAACCTGATTTATACCCTCTGGCAATCACCACACTTTTAATACATATtccttaaattaaattttgaaggCCATTGCAGTATTTCTCAAATTTAATGGAAagatcacttttaaaataaagatgtgtGACAGTGTACCCCTTCACATAAAATTCAACAACACCCTTTCTGCAGGTAGCACTGATTTCAAGTGGTAGTGTCAAAGTAAGAATTCAATGAAGGCTGCGTTCAACCCTTGGTTTAAGCCATTGTGCCCAGCTATCCCATTATGTACGTGTTACAGTAAGTTCTTGACTTGAGTGAGGATCACGGGGGCTTCCTTGGTAGGGTCAGTGCTAGATGTTGTAGCAGTGGAAGTCATTGGCTTGTCCTTTTTGGCATGTTGAGGtcttgggttgttttttttctgactaaaaTGCAGTTGTTTAATTCATATCAGAAGCTTCAACAGAGGTTTAACAAATGTGGAACAAAAGGTTATGAGCACTGTGCTCTTGATCGGGGGAGCAGAAAActtgtttagttttgttaaCCATCTGTCTTGGGAACTTGCTGTGTTCTGAGGTGCTGGGGGAGAGACGTGGTGGTTGGTGTTCTGGGGGTGAGGTGGATTCTCCAGCTATCCCATCGTGTTCTCAAAGGGCAGAACTTGCTCTGTAGTAGGAACTGCCTTTTATTGACTGCCTTGCTGCAGTCTGCACGTGGGGCAGGGTTACGCTGAGGGGCAGCTGTAGGTGAGGGTGGGGAAGCAGGTATGCCTAGAAGAAAGTGCTGACACGTATGAGGCTTTTGTGGGGTAGATAAGCAAAGGGAAGCTTTGTTCTGTGGGTTGTCTCGGGGGCAGAGTCAGGGAACTGAAGGACTGGTCCCTCTCCACTTGCTGAATATAATGGGCACTTCTGTTTCTTGGAAAGATTTTAAAGGCTAGCTAGTTAAATTCAAATCAGTTCTGTGAAAATAGGAAATGGTGCTTTTGGAAGGCAAAATTGCTTCAATTTTGGAATGAATGCGAGTTAGGGTAAATGCTtaatctctctgtttttctttttcttacagcaaGCAAGGATTTGGCACAGACATCCTATTTCATGGCTACCAACAGGTTGTTATCCTGAACCTCTTTGTTGCACTGTTGTAGCACACTATAGCTTCCTTTACTGCAGGGCCCCCTACATGTGTCTTACCCTTGTTGCAACAGGAGACTGGGCCATCTACAGTGGTGGttcctttctgtttgcagtGCGGTGTATTGTACAAGGGCCTGATGGCACAAAGGGGTTAAATGCACAATGAGAAGTGTAGTGGTGCTTTCTGATGACATTTTCTCGATTGTGAGTGCATAAGTCTAAAATTGGTAGCCTGAATAGCTGCTAAAGATTACAAAGAGATAAACTTAACCTAGAAATTCGAGCATCTTGGTAAGTACAAAACTATTTCCAGTTTACACTTGTAATTAATGGCAGTTTTCTCTTAACTTTAAATATATTGATCCAATCTTAACTTATAAAATTGTAGTGGGCCTAAGGTCTTTTCAACcagttgatttttcttttcaaatatactAGAAGTAGTCCAGTGTTCTTCCTTTTAGAAACAGCTCTTTAAACAATATACAGTTTATAAACTTACGTACCTGTATTAAATTTAAGTTAAAGGATTCCAGATGGGGATTGTATATGGGTAGCCTGTTGTAGAAAGATAAAATTTGAGAGCAGGCTTCAGTCTTGATTTCTTGATTGCTCCAATTTATTCCTTGCAAGACAATTTGGGCTTTATTTATCAGAATTAAACTGTGTGTAGCTAAATTTTAAGTAATATCTACTACTGGTTGGTTAGAATTCTTCCAGCCAAGCATTTCTTGGGGGTTTCTTAGTGGGCAGGGTTCTGTATTGAAGCAGCTGTTACGCTGTGATAAAGTGGTGATACTGAACCAATACCTTTGTGCTGGTGCCAGCTGGAAGCTGAAGTTGAGTTCACAAATATGCCAGGTTCAGGCCTAGTGAAAGCTAAGCTGACAAGTAATTCCCTGGGCCTCTGTTGAACTTGTGTGTACTTTCATCTACTTGTCTAATTTGGAGACTGCATAATGAGTTGTATGTGTTTTTTACTGTAGGTAGAATTTTAATTGACCATATTATACTAATTTCTTTCTTAGTACTTAAGTACCGTAGAGTAATTGGTAAATTTCTATACTGTTAACCACAGCTTTTatagaaaaagcaaattaaacttTCTGCCAGATAAATGCCCTATCCTTTGTTGTATTAAGGCAGTAAGATATATTAAGAACTTAATCCGAAGTATGTTCCATGAACTGATGTTTAACTGCTGTTACTTGACAAATTATCTTACGATGTGTGTTAAtggttgattttgtttgttttttattttacatgtttgaTTTCCCTTTGGTTCCTCATTATGAAACTTACGCAACAGTCTTCACCTTACTACCTTCTGTCTTCAATACAAGCCTACGGTGATAGCATGTGTGTGCATTCACTTGGCCTGCAAGTGGTCTAACTGGGAGATTCCAGTATCAACTGATGGAAAACACTGGTGGGAGTATGTGGATCCTTCGGTTACTCTGGAATTGCTGGACGGTAAGCAGTGCTGCCTTTCCACATCTGGAGTTTCAAGTGCTTATTACTAATGGCTGTAAGAATAGGAGCACAGTACAGTTAGAGCAGAGCTTCAAGCCTAAAATAAGTTTCACTGACTTCACGCAGAGGGTCCTCAGATAAGAGGAAGGTATAGGAGAGGGAAGAGCGTAGGAGGATAGTTTTGAGACCCTTCTGATTTCAATTTGTGAGCTGGGATACGCAGAGACCTTTTGTTAGGTACAGGTTAGAGTTTGGCTTTTAAGGGCTTTccagaacagggaaaaaagctAGAGGAACATCTGTGCAAATCCATGGAATCCAGATAATTATACGTACACAGGTGTTCAAATGTATGGTGTCACTGagagagatgtttttaaaactctACATAAAACTGACACATCAACAAACAGAGTTATGTGTTAACATAAGTATATGATACCTCAAACTCCcacaaaaatagttttctcttAAATGGcttctttcaggaagaaatcaTATGTAGAAGACCGTATGCCTAGAAGTTTTACCATCTTTTGTTCTGACCTTGCTTTGCATGTTGTTATCCAGTACTACCTGTGTGCTATCCTATTACTTTATGAATTATAAGGTTTAGAAGGAGAAACGGCACTTAGTATGGTGGGGCCTGAACTTAAGGCCTTCGTACCTGACTGTTATATAGGTGGTGGTTTTTGGGGGGTTCACATCCATTGGGCTTTGCTTGTAGTTCTAGAGCaaagaattatttcagaaaggtGGTGATGGAAGCCTCCAGGCGTGGTATGGCCCAGCATAGCTCCCCGTGACCTGCTCTTCACGTCTGctgagttttcatttcttaatggcttgattatattttgaaaatgcaaaccGGAGTAGATGCCACATCAAGCACAGCACCTGAGTGAGCTTGAGGTTGCAAGCTCAAATGGCTCTGTCTTAGGATTCTTTTAAGCTGTACCTGTAGCTTCAAATTCAGCCACTCCCCTGCCTTCTCAGCTGTCTGTTGCCTGTGCGTGTTTGGTAAGCATGCATccctgtgatttttaaaatcctgtgaGATGTGTGCTGCGAGCCTGCAGTGACCACTGCTTAATTCTAGAAGCTTCTGTGGAGCTGGTGTCTGCAACACAGACTTGGGAGCAGACTGAAGTGGTAAGGTGCTTCTGCCCTTGGGAGCAACTCAGTTTGTAACTTGCTGTGGGGCTCTGGAGGAGCCAGTTCTTCCAGACCTGCGGAAGGGCTACTCTCGCATTTGAGTTCTGACTGtacctaatttatttttagcttacAAGTAACCTGAAATTTCAgttgaaagtatttttgttgcaGCTGACAAGTGCAGAGTCCTAGGTTTCCTTGTGGGCCTACTAACCGCGAGGACTTTTTTAAACACAGCCAGCTGCTTTGCCTTGaacacaaattaaatgaaacctGTTGCTTAAAATAGTGCTTCCTAGGGTCCCATGGCTGATGTTTTGCCCAGAACCATTACTGGTTGCTCTTGAAGTTCAGTGAAATGACTGAAATAGTGACTTAGAGGTTTAGATTTTAACGGAAATTATACAAGAAATGCTTAAACTAGATGGCAAATGTGTTatttccagagctgctgtttgtACTGTTTCCTCTAGAAATTTTTGGTCTAATAAATACAGACTCTGCAAGAGTATAAATAATCCTTAATGCAGATCTGCTTTTCAGAATGCATGTAGTGGTTAGAGGTCCGTTGTGGTGAAATACTGCAGCCGTTTTTGTACAGTGCTTGTCAAGCAAGATTTTTGATAAAATATCAATTCAAGCCATGTGTAGCCTGTACTGCTAAAGCAGTATTCTGTTAGTCTAGAAAACCAATTAAGGGTAAACCTGTTTATTACAGAATCAGatgtaaaacatgtttttttttgtttttctacctAGAACTAACTCACGAGTTTCTGcaaatactggaaaaaacaCCTAGCAGGCTGAAGAGAATTAGAAATTGGCGGGTAAGAAATTTTCCTGTAACAATTTAGCAAAAAGAAGTGAACTTGTAGGAGAACTATGAATCAAGGGAGAACCAGGAGTTTTATCCTAATCATTCTTTATTCCTGTAGCTGGGCTGGGGGATGAAACCTTGAGTCAGCTTTTCTCCTCACCTTTGAGCTAAATTGGATGTTCTTTACAAGTACTCTAAGCTGTGtattttctcacttctttcctttctgcatagGCTAATCAGGCTGCTCGGAAACCTAAAGGTGATGGACAGGTATCCGAGAACTCACTTCTTGGTTCGTCTTTGGTCCAGAATTCCATTTTGGTGGATACAGTTACTGGTGTGGCCGCGAATACAAGTTTCCAAAAACCGTCAACATCATTTCCTGCACCAGTACCTCTGACCTCAGGAAGTATTTCTGTTCCAGATAGTCATGCACCTGAAAATTTGGCAATACTAGCAACAGGGATGCCAAGTACCTCATACAATTTGGCATCCCACCAGGAATGGCCTCAGCATCAAGAACAAAGCAGGACAGAACAAATATACTCTCAGAAACAGGAGACGTTACCTCCTAGTCAGTATAATATGAACTTCCAGCCAGGGACGTCTGTACAGCTGCACTCGGGAGTACATCACAGACCCGACAAACTTACCGAGCATTCTGCTGTCAAACAAGAGTATTCTCATAAGTCAGGAAACAAACACCATGGACAAGTTGCTGCTCCCCTAATAATTCCTCAAAAAATGTCTCTGGATAAATACAGAGAGAAACGCAAGCTAGAAACCCTTGAACTGGATGTGAGAGAACACTACGTAGCAACCCCAGGCGAACAGCCGCACAAAAAACACATGCCGGCGCAGACAGCCAGCGGTGCTTCCGTTACGTCtcctattaaaatgaaaatccccATCGCGAACGCAGAGAAGCCTGAAAAACACTTGactgataaaaaagaaaagggaggctCACTCAAACTCCGCATACCCATCCCGCCCACAGAAAAGGGTGCCAGTAAGGaggagctgaaaatgaaaattaaagtttcTTCCTCAGAAAGACATAGCTCATCAGATGAGGGTAGTGGAAAAAGTAAACACTCAAGTCCGCACGTTAGCAAGGAACACAAGGAAAAGCACAAGGAACACTCCTTAAATCGCCACCACGGCGTGGGTCACAAGCACTCCCATTCGCACAGTGGCAGCAGTAGTGGCGGCAGTAAGCATAGTGCTGACGGCTTAACACCGACTGTTTTGAGGAGTCCCGTTGGCCTGAGTAGTGACAGCAATTCCTCTAGTTCCGGCTCGTCAAGGAAGAGGTTGCACAGCAATGATGCTTCCCACAACCACCACTCCAAAATGAGCAAAAGTTCCAAAAGTTCAGGTAGTTCATCTAGTTCTTCCTCTGTTAAGCAGTATGTATCCTCTCACAGCTCTGTTTTTAACCTTCCCTtaccccctcctccccctgtcACATACCAGGTGGGCTACGGACATCTCAGCACCCTCGTGAAACTGGACAAGAAGCCAGTGGAGAACGGTCCTGATGCCCATCACCAGTACAGTACAAACAGCCAGCATATGGACTACAAAGACACATTCGACATGCTGGATTCGCTGTTAAGTGCCCAAGGAATGAACATGTAGTTGATTCTtaggttgtttttcttcccttttttttaatttaagaattgTTAGAACGGAAAACTTCCTACTCCAGCAGTAGCAACACCAGCTGTTGCTGCCGTGGTTTCAGTATACGTAAGTGCTGCTTTATCCTTCACTCTGAAAAGAAGAGGTATAGTAAACGAGTCTTTATCTCCACATATGATAGTGTTATAAATACTGTAATAGCATGGAAGGTGCAAAAATCTCAGTATTTCTACAACTGCAGCTAAGAACAGTAGAATGAACGTCTGCTTTTAGGTGCATAGGATGCCTCGAgcattaattatttataattttgaaTACTGCAGCCACAACTTTTTGTTGCTTAGTTTTTGAATGAGTGTAAttgttttcttgtgtatttATACTGTATGTATGATTtgcatgttttgaaaataaagggaTTAAAACAGTATACTGACAACTGTTTACaagaaagtggagaaaaatgtacatacatttttgtatgtttagATATACCATAAATACTCAGGATTGGAGCTGCTTGTAAGTATAACAAAATACACATAACTTTATTTTATCTTGTCAGAGTCCATCAGTTATCCAAACCAAGATGGCACTTTGTCTTGTTTATCTTTATAAACTGTAGGCCTTATTGGAAGCCACTTAAAAGGGACACTTCACTAGAGAAGGTATCCAGTACCAGGTAGGGTCACCACTGGACAGTATTACCCGCGAGGCAGAAAACAGGGTGGGCCTCTGCTTGCTGACTGGCCAGAGCTTTGAAATGTCCCTAatttcttgaaggaaaaaggaattaaaataaaagtttacatAATCTCTTGATGTGAAgtgcatttaaatgtttattggCTTGATGCAGTAAAATAGACACAGAGCTGTTAATAATGGTTATGTAGATTTAATGTGACTTAACTGCAATTCATAACTGTCATGGTGGgaaagtcatcttttttttaagaagtcataatttattttaatagtaaaCAGGGGTCACTGTTTCCATTACCATTTCAGAATAATATCCATGTTCTGAAATCCAAGAAGTGTACTTGTGTGTGATGCCATATTTCTTTTACAGGTGAATGCAGTCTTCACAgtaaataagaataaaactaTTGATATCCCAACTTCATATTCCAACAATAAAATAGTTATCATTGATTCCGTGCATTGTACTTGTCATTAGTTACCAAATTGGAAGATACTtacttcttctgttttttcagctctgtggggaaaaaaatcagtctccCAGTTAAACCACTAGCATACATTTCTATCTGCCTGCAAGTGTCAGTGTTACAGCTCATGTGCTCTTTCCACAGTGTTTTgctcttcaaaataataaaagacagGTGTGAATGTTCACGTGTTCTCAAAGCCAATACTACAGCTCAGCCTGGATAAGTGAACTGACTTTCTGGGTTCTTACTCAAAGCTATTCATAAGCTATGAAGTACCTCAACACAAACTCAGTATATAGTAGCAAGACACTTCTTGGTCACTTATCTTAACTCAGAAGCAAACAGGATGTGAAGTAGGCTTTTGCTAATTTTGCTAAGCCACCTCCTTCACTTAGTGCTTGTGTAATTTTGTCATCTCCGATGTCAGACCTGACGCCTAGCCCTTCCAGTTGTGTTACTAAAGCGTGCTTTAAATGATAAAACTGCTCAAAACCTACCCAGATGGTAGTTGCTGTATGATGTAACTACAGGTATATCAATTACTATGTAATACTCTCTTTCCAGTAATGCAAACGCTTGTAATTACTTGAATAAGTTTTATTTGAACTAtggataccttttttttttttttttacactaaggaatatttaaatggaaaccTGATGGCATCTTCTGCTAAATCTAACCTGAAATCTTGGCCCATGtacaaaatgcaaagctgtCTTACCTGTCCCGtggttgtttttcctctgttctgaaTGTATTTAAACCCTTTGTTACATTTCTGCATTGTTGAGTATTTTCTATCCTTTTGTAGTGTTTCCTTTCCATCTCAGCTCTACTCTTAG from Oxyura jamaicensis isolate SHBP4307 breed ruddy duck chromosome 7, BPBGC_Ojam_1.0, whole genome shotgun sequence encodes the following:
- the CCNT2 gene encoding cyclin-T2 isoform X4 — protein: MATNSLHLTTFCLQYKPTVIACVCIHLACKWSNWEIPVSTDGKHWWEYVDPSVTLELLDELTHEFLQILEKTPSRLKRIRNWRANQAARKPKGDGQVSENSLLGSSLVQNSILVDTVTGVAANTSFQKPSTSFPAPVPLTSGSISVPDSHAPENLAILATGMPSTSYNLASHQEWPQHQEQSRTEQIYSQKQETLPPSQYNMNFQPGTSVQLHSGVHHRPDKLTEHSAVKQEYSHKSGNKHHGQVAAPLIIPQKMSLDKYREKRKLETLELDVREHYVATPGEQPHKKHMPAQTASGASVTSPIKMKIPIANAEKPEKHLTDKKEKGGSLKLRIPIPPTEKGASKEELKMKIKVSSSERHSSSDEGSGKSKHSSPHVSKEHKEKHKEHSLNRHHGVGHKHSHSHSGSSSGGSKHSADGLTPTVLRSPVGLSSDSNSSSSGSSRKRLHSNDASHNHHSKMSKSSKSSGSSSSSSSVKQYVSSHSSVFNLPLPPPPPVTYQVGYGHLSTLVKLDKKPVENGPDAHHQYSTNSQHMDYKDTFDMLDSLLSAQGMNM